From the Papaver somniferum cultivar HN1 chromosome 2, ASM357369v1, whole genome shotgun sequence genome, the window TGATTTCTGAATGAAACATGCATTTTTCCAGAGTTTTCAGAAAAACATTAAAAGATACGATTTACTAACTAAGCTTCTTAGGGAAAAAGGCCTCTGAAGGTCATTAACCTTGTTAGAAACCACTTAACTGAACTGCGGGCCTGCGGCACAAAACGGAATGACTAACTTTTATCTGCAGTAATTATCGAACTCTGAGTTCCTGGAAGAGGTATCAACAGAGAAATTTCTTACATCTCTAAACCAACTTCCATAATGTTCAACTGTACTTATTATTTTCTCAGGTTAAACATAGAAAGTTTATACAAATTTAAGAAAATTCACCCAAAACAAAAAGTAAATAGTCTGAGAAAGTCTTTAGAAAGACTTATTGTTTATGGATTTCATAGTTATCTAACCAGTATATGATGGGGTGGACCAATTTCAAAATGTCCGGTAGATTACAAGGTTGTTATCTTTAAAACTTCAGCCCGAAGTATCTTCTTGGCACGGCTTATCAAATGATGTCTCCCAACTTTCTGTGAATGCATTTATTGCCTAGATGAGAATATATCTtgctaacataacatcatagaaTCTGGCTCACTTTTTGTTTATCTTGTCTGTTTCAGCCATAGTTTTAGTTGCGATCATCTACTACTTCTCTCAACCTCTGGGGATGAAGACGTGGATCCTGGCATTAGCGTATCCTTCATTTTTcctatttatttttgttatgaaTAGCTTATAAGTTATGGTTATAGTTATGTGAGGAATCACTATCTTTTAAAGTGGTAGTTCCCTGGCTAAATGCTTATAGGCCTAATATGATCTCTCCTAAATAGCTTGTTATGTTTTTCCTTCCGACTGCTGGTTCAGATATTGTGCACTAGCTCCCACCGTTCTAGCTGGTCAGGTTGACCCTGTACTTTTTGAAGCCCTGTATGTAAGTTGAATATTATCTTCTCTTCTCTATTATGTTATAGACCCGTCTTCTGCTTAATAAAGAGAAAAGAATAGTCGACTATTTTACTGGGTCCAACCACAATATTCGGACAACATATTGGTTTGGTCTATCTTGATCTGTTTGTCTATCACTCCTTTGAATTAGCAATTTCTACAGTCCTACTGGTTAACTGCTGCACCAAATAAATGGCCCAACTTTGTTGGTTAAGCATGTACCAGCATTTTCATGCACGGTTTTGGATAACTTGTTACATCATTTTGCTGGCTTATCTAATATGGTGAATGTTAACAGGCTTCTCAGCATGCAATTTTCTTCTGCGCTAGGGTGCCACAGATATGGGAAAACTTTAAAGTAAGTGAATCCTGAGTTTATTTCTTCAGGGTCATATACCGATCCAGTTTGCAACTATTATATAATCTCAGTGCCTTCATTGACTTGTAGATGACACTCGAGCTTTAACCAGTTAGTAACATGTAgtaatgtttttttgtttttcttttgtaatcAATCCATGTAATTAAGGTACCTTCCATCGCTGTTCCAGTAGGCGCTGCCATATGACTaggggttatttatttatttatgcttCAAGTTAGACTTTTAGTTTTCTGCAGTCCTTCATGCATCATAACTTAGTGACACCAATTTGTATTATAACCTTCTAAAGCGCATGACCTTGGCAGAACAAAAGCACAGGGGAGCTCAGCTTCTTGACTTGCTTAATGAACTTTGCCGGCTCCTTGGGTACATGCACACTTTTGATCTAAATCTTCTCACACTATGTTATACATTTCCTTTTATAGCTAAATTGTGTAGGTCTCATGACATAAAATTCTTTGACTGCAGTGAGAGTCTTTACCAGCCTCCAAGAACAAGCTCCAACAAGCAGTATCCATACATTTTCGtcattatgaatttttttttgatttttttttttttttgctttgattaCTCATATTTATTTAGCATGAGAAAGTAGGTCCGTTGTGATCTATTTCTGCTTCCGCAAGGAATCAGTGTTCTTTAGCGGTGGTTTTAAGCCACATGCTGGGACCACATCATTATAAATGAATTCACATTAGTACCATAGATGACCACCAGGTAGGACCGGATGTCAACATTACCTTTTCACAACTCTATCGAATAGTCTCCGAATGCTATCTCAATTGATAGATTTTGAATATGCTATGTTGATTAAGCACGATTTTCCAGATTTTTACGGGTGCTGATACCTTATGATTGCTATTTTAAAATCTATCTGCTATCCTTAACTCGTTTGAAGTGATTATGGGTTCTGTGCTCGGTATGGTGACGAATGGCACCATTCTCAGTCAGATAATATTATACCAGAGGCCACCagcgaagaaagagaagaaagttCAATAGAAGCTAGGTTGCCTGCTTATGCTGATAGTTGTGCAGGGTCATCACTATGCAATGGAATTGTATGCATGTTTCTCACCAGCGGTCTTCTACAAACAACGGTGCTTTTGTTAGTTTGGGGTTAAATCGAATCTCGTATGTTTTTTCTTATGTTATTAGTTATTTCATTTGCCTTTTGTGGTACTAAATAATGATCTCCACATCCCaaatctctctttctctctctctctctaggaGGAGAGGTTTATCGGTTAGAAGTTAGGATACAGGTAAGCTTAGATCTTGAATGGTGGATTCACATCCACAGTACCATCTCTAATATACAACAGGGTCCGGAGTGATTGGACGTCTCTTTTGAGTGGACGAGGTTCATGCAACTTGTTAAGAGTAACTGTGGTCATGGGAATATGGAGGGATTCTGTTCTTTTTTCAGATGATAAGAGGTAATGGTGGTGTTAACAGTGAATCTGATGCCAACTATATCATTATGGAAATGGTGGGTGGATTGATAATTGTTCTTTGACTGATGAATTAAACACTCGACTTTTCTCATGCTCTTTTTCTTTATCaaaagaacctttttatcaaCAATCTGATAAAAGAACTTAATGACCTCGACAGAAAGCGAGATGATACTTATGAACTGAATTGATATTTCAACCTACCTCATAAAGGGGGCAGTcctgcaactgcaactgcaacacAACATACTGAGCCTTCATTTACATTTTTAAACATGGCAGAATTTGAGTCCTTGCTGTTCTAATTTTATTTTGCTAGAAAAGATGAGATGTGTCGGTTGCCATTAACAAGCCACTAGAATTAGGCCAAAGGGTTTTGCTCAGTTTGCATAAATCAAGCTGACTTTACTCTCCAGTCTTCAGCTAATATGTTTTCAGAGTCAGAGATGGACAAATTCCACAAGCTTCCAAACACCAAGAACCACCAGTCTTAATTCTAGAGTCTAGACAGTACGATTGATCTATCACAAAGTCTTCTTACCTGGACTGGAAGTTTAAATAATAGCACAGCTAGTACCGTGATTAAAAACAGAGCCAACATGGTTATAGGGTTATAGGTAAACCACATCAGAACTTTATTTTAGCATTTCAAGGTCCTAAGAGTTGCATTGAACTACTTCTGGAGCATAACTGGATAAGCACTCAATGGAACAGAAACTCTATATGCTGGAAATTAAGATGTATAACCTTTACTTACCTTAATAAAACTTGATGAATAATGAAACAAAAAACCATGCAGTGGAAATAtgtataaaacaaaaacatgcagTGGAAAATTACAATCAAAACAACAAATGCAGCTGTTGCACAAGCTCTATTATCACCAAACCAAGAATCACAAAACAGAGCATGGCGATGCAAAACACAACAGAGCAACAGAGATTCACCCGCAATAATAAAACACATTTAATGATTAAAATAGCAAAATTATGCGGACAGCTAAAAATTGCAAGAGATGCGTTTCCATCTATTGGCATTTAATCTTGATGGCAGTTTCAACAGTAACATACATTATAACCAAAGAAGCCTGACAACAAACACATTCAACAATTACAACAAAAACGTATTTTTCTTTCCAACATTTTCCTTTAGTTCATTCTTTGGTTACTAGCAGAGATATTATGATTACTGCTTGTGCTTGACCACCTTCTCAAAGTGCAAACAACAAAACTTCTCCCGGCCAAAAAACCTAGCCTTGCTTTAGCCAAGGCAGATCGACTATTTCTGCTTGAAGATGGAACACCACCAACTGTTAACTGACTAACCACAGAAGCAAAATCTCCAGCATTTTCTAGAGCTCCACCATCACTAGTACTTGCTTCTAGGGGTTCCATCGAACCCGTATCCAAATTTACAGCTAATGAACCTCTACTAGCCCTTAACCAATCCGCACCCTCACAAGTCACTCCCCTGCATTTCTTAACCTTCACTTTCACCAAATTCGGGCAACCCCCAGCCAACGCTTCCATTCCATGATCAGAGACAGGACAAGCTTTTATACACAGTTTTCTCAGTGCTACGCATTTTGTTGCGATACAGgaaatttcagcatcaccaattGATTCACTTCCACATAGGGCCAGCCTCTCTAAGTTTCGACAATTTGAAGCCAGAAGCCCTAAACTCGAGGTGGTGGGATTTACACCAATTAAAACAAGTTCTTGAAGATTAGGGCAACGATTAGCTATAGCAATTAGTCCTTCATCACCTATTCTATTTGTTTTCCATCCATCTATATGAAGTTTTCTCAAAAGCTTACAACGATCAGCTAtcgaaattaaacctaaatttgtgcattcaggtgttTTAACAAGATGTAATATTTCAAGATTAATGCAATTTGAAATCGATGAAAGTCCGCGATCACTTACCTGAAGTCTCTCTAAATGAACTTCTGTTAAACAACTATTAACACGGTCAGAAATGGATTCCAATAGCTCATCCCATGCACCTGAACACCTAAAGAGTTTTAGTGTTTTGAGATTTTTGGAACCAGCTATAACAGGTCCAAAACACTGTCCATTATAAAGCTCCTTCAAACATATCGTCTTTAATGCAGCACTAGCTAAACCAGGTCCAATCAGTTGAGCAGCAGTACCATCAGTAATACCGCGGAGACGCTTTACAGAAAGCTCCTCAAGATGTGCACAATGATCCAATACTGCGTTCATTCCTTTAGCTCCAAAAGTACAAGATCCACAAGAAAGTTTCTTCAAACCCTTGCAATTCTTAGCAAAAACAGTAATTCCTGAATCAGTAAGTTCTCGGCAAGCTCGAAGCTTAAGTCGAGTTAGATTTCTACATTTCAGTGAAATTAGAATCAAAGCATCGTCACCAATACTGGTAGAACGTCTTTCACATTTCAAAGCGAGTTTCGATACTGAATCAAATCGAGAAAAAAGTGATGGAATTAATAGAAATAGATCAGATCTAGCATCAAGAGACAATCTATGCCGACTTTGTCCTTCGATAGTAAACCATCTCTGACATACTAGTGAGCACCGTTTCCGGTCACCTGAACCTAAAGATTGAAAAATACAAGCTAAACATTCATCTGGAAGTTCAGAAATGATATCTGGAGAATCGAATAAGGTTACATTAATGTCATCATCACTCTTTTCTTCTGCctgaataggagcaataatagctGTTGATTTGTACTTTGTTCGATGGATTGAGTTGTTGTTCCGATTGGATCCAGATATTGTTGAACTTGACTGGCCCATTCAGGGCGTTTCTGATGACAGTGGAAAACTCTCTCCTTGCTAACCTAAATACCCAccagcagagaagaagaagaagaagaagaagaagaagaagttggggGATTTTTCTGTCTCAGTCTCACTCACTCACGCTCTACCTTCACTGGAATAGGCGGAGACGGACTTGAAAGAACCTTTTAAATCCAGTTTTTGTTAACCTCATTTTGAATTAAGACTTAATACTAACTAATTCCATGGAGATTATCTAAAATGTTAGGTCAATTGAAATAAGTTTTGTCCCGAATGAATTGGTCCACCCGCGATACCCCGATTCTGCCACCTGGTTAAAATGGAAGCTATGAGACGGTGCAACGTGGGCCAGTGATGCCCGTGCCTTGGAGTATGCtggtttttcttttttactttgtccgtttctaaaaaatagtcaGATTTCCTTTTGTGGGTATgttaaaaaataggcttgtttacatatgtggaaagtcaaatgtaATGATTTTACTACTATATCCGTAGAT encodes:
- the LOC113346706 gene encoding mannose-P-dolichol utilization defect 1 protein homolog 2-like, whose protein sequence is MKMEIFGIDFGCAFGSLSDGKFPEKDCLLPLISKILGYCIVAASTTVKVPQILKILKNSSVRGLSLAAFELEVVGYTIALAYCLHNGLPFSAYGELLFLLVQAIVLVAIIYYFSQPLGMKTWILALAYCALAPTVLAGQVDPVLFEALYASQHAIFFCARVPQIWENFKNKSTGELSFLTCLMNFAGSLVRVFTSLQEQAPTSMIMGSVLGMVTNGTILSQIILYQRPPAKKEKKVQ
- the LOC113346705 gene encoding F-box protein At1g47056-like, producing MGQSSSTISGSNRNNNSIHRTKYKSTAIIAPIQAEEKSDDDINVTLFDSPDIISELPDECLACIFQSLGSGDRKRCSLVCQRWFTIEGQSRHRLSLDARSDLFLLIPSLFSRFDSVSKLALKCERRSTSIGDDALILISLKCRNLTRLKLRACRELTDSGITVFAKNCKGLKKLSCGSCTFGAKGMNAVLDHCAHLEELSVKRLRGITDGTAAQLIGPGLASAALKTICLKELYNGQCFGPVIAGSKNLKTLKLFRCSGAWDELLESISDRVNSCLTEVHLERLQVSDRGLSSISNCINLEILHLVKTPECTNLGLISIADRCKLLRKLHIDGWKTNRIGDEGLIAIANRCPNLQELVLIGVNPTTSSLGLLASNCRNLERLALCGSESIGDAEISCIATKCVALRKLCIKACPVSDHGMEALAGGCPNLVKVKVKKCRGVTCEGADWLRASRGSLAVNLDTGSMEPLEASTSDGGALENAGDFASVVSQLTVGGVPSSSRNSRSALAKARLGFLAGRSFVVCTLRRWSSTSSNHNISASNQRMN